The region ctctaaatttataatttaaatatattgttattacgAAATGATATGTTCTAAAATGTTATACTTTAAAACAATGAAACAAGGAAAAATACTAATTGGATTAAAGTATTCCTCTTGAGCGAATTAATTATCTCATTGTACTATACATTTATGTATCATTAGTAACAACAATAACAATATTAGgctaatatattattttatttgatagACTGCATGGGTATAAATTCATCACATATATGATTATAGATATGATAAGATTATAATTGTATGCATACAAGatcaaatgaaatattataatatttatttaagtAAGCTTTAATGCGATAATATTAGAATCAACACTACCaagcaaaataatattaataattatagtcttcttaaaaatattgtttttcatCACAAAACTAAATAtagtttattataaaatataaaagcaaactatatatttagaaaaataatagttctaagttatttttaatgtataCATTAATTGAAAGTTTGAATggtgaaaaatataattaaactACGTAGAATAAGTAAATCTTATATGGGTACATATTTgtcttaaaaaataatatttcccTTATCTCTCCTATctaaaatgtaaatatagaAACCTAATTACGCatagttttatattatactttaaaatttgcataaaacttatttatgtgttaatatttaacatttaatatgcattattttaaaaacaatcCACATTTAAAGACTTATTTAAGTTTATAAAtagtataataaatacaGTTTCAGTGCTAATTGCCGTTTTAAACCGTGGGAAAGATGTGcacaatatattataaaattacacAATatggtatatttttaaattgaaatatatagaaataaaaataaagttattgaaaatgctaaaatataattggagtgcatatatattaattaaaaataatattaaaattatgtgtatcaattaaaaaaggtaACAATGCAgcttattttgtaaatgttataattttagattaaactatattatatattataagaaataagtatataaaaatttaatatattttaaaaaaattatatttatatacttttaagGATTCTAGTAATAATAgaactttttattttttagatatatacagtatttatgttttagaaaaagttttactaaaaaaggaaatgcTATAGGTATTTTATGTTCAAGCATACtttaaattcattataaaagtatattcatttttataataaagttATATCATATGTTAGTAAgaataacattttttgtataaaattcattatatatatatagatttAATCAAAAGTGTATTAAGCAACCCTCTATTTAATGTAATTTAGCTAATTATGATAAACAGTAATAAAACGTTTCttagtaataatattattttattatcctatattaatttcattattgaaaaacttataatatatttaactaCAGACAATTGATATTTATTGGGTTAAAGTATTTGCGCCACATATTGGGGACagtgtatataaaaacacCATGATTCTATTCAATTTAcaaatcaaaaataaaatcccATTATAATGAATGACTTTGTGgtatatgaattttttaataataataataattttctttacatttttttgatatatgtatcatatatatcattagactttattttaataaaatttgtaacCATTCGcgtttttattaattgtttttaaatgatttCTTAGTGTAGAAGATTCATTGCTGTAAAAAACTCGATTTTCGATCAATTGGACAATAAAGGAAgctataaatttattaatgaaaataatttaaatggGTATTGTACTAGTAATAGATGTGACGGTGAtcttgaaaaaattaatgctggatgtttatttttgtttgatGCATTATTTAAGAATTATTCTGTGTTTAAGAAACATAATAACATCAATATTGTTGATTACATTATCATATGGTTAAGTTATATGTTAAACCTAAAGGAACAAGCAGGAAATATGAAcaatatacaatatttttatactacatatataaataatgataaatacaaaaatactATAACCGATGTTACAgagtataaaaattataaggATCTTATagataaaacaaatatgatgaatatggatattaaagatatatctaaattttatgatgCATTTAGTACATTATGTATGATGTATATTgaatttaatgaaaaaagtcCAAATTGCAAGAAATATGTGGAAGAAGCTAAAAagtttgttaaaaaatacgAACAACTTAATGGAAATTCTAATATTACTGGAAATagttcat is a window of Plasmodium berghei ANKA genome assembly, chromosome: 10 DNA encoding:
- a CDS encoding BIR protein; amino-acid sequence: MNDFVCRRFIAVKNSIFDQLDNKGSYKFINENNLNGYCTSNRCDGDLEKINAGCLFLFDALFKNYSVFKKHNNINIVDYIIIWLSYMLNLKEQAGNMNNIQYFYTTYINNDKYKNTITDVTEYKNYKDLIDKTNMMNMDIKDISKFYDAFSTLCMMYIEFNEKSPNCKKYVEEAKKFVKKYEQLNGNSNITGNSSYNKILSTLSTDYNNFKNKCISNGINCTNFPSLPTIEPKQPHVQSSGDSYEKSSGDNYKQTSEYIYGQTSEVTSSSSPIGNKLFTVLSIFGAIAFFLGISYKYSLFGFRKRAQKQYLREKIKNIKKRMNH